One Thalassospira marina DNA window includes the following coding sequences:
- a CDS encoding class I SAM-dependent DNA methyltransferase, with protein MSNDRLSASRRLDVALAMAARGDIEAAIEVATAAIEADSEWDEAYFALGEMHEKAGQGEQAVEAYRQYLMRDETDRMGAEVRLMLLGAVAMRDRLPPEYVRALFDDYAPRFERSLRDKLIYRAPELMYEAVRTLLADLPRPLEVLDLGCGTGLVADVFAGQVDVLDGVDLSPRMLNRARAKGMYRDLREADITAMPDMATAQYGMVIAADVLNYLGDLEGVLAMIRSRLVAGGILVMSLEEGDIYPFDLGPGQRFRHHPDIIFDWLKKAGLEVVSNQQGVLRQEKGVSVMGRIVVARSAPVLSGLVDLAGTPSLATDAEAGIGVSVLLH; from the coding sequence ATGAGTAACGATCGGCTTTCAGCCAGTCGGCGCCTTGATGTTGCGCTGGCCATGGCAGCACGCGGTGATATTGAGGCGGCGATTGAAGTAGCAACAGCAGCGATCGAGGCGGATTCCGAATGGGATGAAGCCTATTTTGCGCTGGGCGAAATGCACGAAAAGGCCGGTCAGGGTGAACAGGCGGTTGAAGCCTATCGCCAGTATCTGATGCGTGATGAAACTGATCGCATGGGGGCGGAAGTCCGTTTGATGCTGTTGGGGGCTGTTGCAATGCGCGATCGCCTGCCGCCGGAATATGTGCGCGCCCTGTTTGATGATTACGCCCCGCGGTTTGAACGGTCCCTGCGCGATAAGCTGATCTATCGTGCGCCGGAACTGATGTATGAAGCGGTTCGCACACTGCTGGCCGATCTGCCGCGCCCGCTTGAGGTGCTAGACCTTGGCTGTGGGACCGGCCTTGTCGCCGATGTTTTTGCCGGGCAGGTTGATGTGCTTGATGGTGTCGACCTGTCACCGCGCATGTTGAACCGCGCACGGGCCAAGGGCATGTATCGTGACCTGCGCGAAGCCGATATTACTGCAATGCCCGATATGGCAACGGCGCAGTATGGTATGGTCATTGCAGCAGATGTTTTGAACTATCTGGGTGATCTGGAAGGCGTTCTGGCCATGATCCGTTCCCGGCTGGTGGCGGGTGGCATTTTGGTGATGTCGCTGGAAGAAGGCGATATTTACCCGTTCGATTTGGGGCCGGGGCAGCGGTTCCGCCATCATCCCGATATCATTTTTGACTGGCTGAAAAAGGCCGGGCTGGAAGTGGTGTCAAACCAGCAGGGTGTGCTGCGCCAGGAAAAGGGTGTGTCGGTTATGGGGCGCATTGTTGTGGCGCGGTCTGCACCGGTGCTTTCTGGCCTGGTTGACCTTGCCGGTACGCCATCGCTGGCAACAGATGCCGAAGCGGGCATCGGGGTTTCGGTATTGCTGCACTGA
- a CDS encoding FTR1 family iron permease, with amino-acid sequence MTAALIIVFREVLEAALIVGIVLAAVNGVRGAKAWIAAGIAGGVAGAAIVAYFAGAIAGALAGYGQEIFNAAILMVAVLMLGWHNAWMSVHGREMAMEMRDAGNAVRDGQKSLSALAIVVGVAVLREGSEIVLFLYGLATAEGGLSDTVIGGAIGLGAGVLVGAGMYLGLLRIPTRYLFSVTSLMITLLAAGMAAQAMNFLSAADIVNLGPVLWDSSWLLSQDSLLGKALHTLVGYMDRPTLLQIVVYIVAVLAITLASKATRRAANRPARQSQPSAAE; translated from the coding sequence ATGACCGCAGCCCTGATCATTGTATTTCGTGAAGTTCTGGAAGCCGCGCTGATCGTCGGCATTGTACTGGCTGCCGTAAATGGTGTGCGCGGTGCCAAGGCATGGATTGCTGCCGGTATTGCCGGGGGTGTTGCCGGGGCCGCCATTGTCGCCTATTTCGCGGGCGCCATTGCCGGGGCACTGGCCGGATACGGGCAGGAAATTTTCAATGCCGCCATCCTGATGGTCGCCGTTTTGATGCTGGGCTGGCACAACGCCTGGATGTCGGTGCATGGCCGCGAAATGGCAATGGAAATGCGCGATGCCGGCAATGCCGTGCGCGATGGTCAAAAATCGCTTTCAGCACTGGCCATTGTGGTGGGTGTTGCCGTTCTGCGTGAAGGATCGGAAATCGTGCTGTTTCTATACGGGCTGGCAACCGCCGAAGGCGGCCTGTCCGATACCGTGATTGGCGGTGCAATCGGCCTTGGTGCCGGTGTCCTTGTGGGTGCGGGCATGTATCTGGGCCTGCTGCGCATTCCCACCCGTTACCTGTTTTCCGTTACCAGCCTCATGATCACGCTTTTGGCGGCAGGCATGGCCGCACAGGCAATGAACTTCCTGTCCGCTGCCGATATCGTCAATCTTGGCCCCGTCCTGTGGGACAGTTCATGGCTGCTCAGCCAGGACAGCCTGCTAGGCAAAGCCCTGCATACCCTGGTGGGATATATGGACCGGCCAACATTGCTGCAGATCGTGGTTTATATTGTCGCAGTACTGGCAATCACCCTTGCCAGCAAGGCCACCCGCCGCGCCGCAAACCGCCCGGCACGCCAAAGCCAGCCCAGCGCAGCCGAATAA
- a CDS encoding cupredoxin domain-containing protein, with protein sequence MTKFLAVFSVLLLGGVVSATAHAETQTIDMVIKDHKFSPAEITIPANTPVILQVKNADSAVEEFDSHDLRREKIIAPGMTAKIKLDGLAAGDYSFMGEFHSKTAQGKVHVQ encoded by the coding sequence ATGACCAAATTCCTTGCCGTCTTTTCCGTTCTGCTGCTTGGCGGTGTTGTATCTGCCACGGCCCATGCCGAAACCCAGACCATCGACATGGTGATCAAGGATCACAAATTTTCGCCCGCAGAAATCACCATTCCGGCCAATACGCCAGTGATCCTGCAGGTTAAAAATGCCGATAGCGCAGTCGAGGAATTTGACAGCCATGACCTGCGCCGCGAAAAAATCATCGCGCCGGGCATGACGGCAAAAATCAAACTCGATGGCCTCGCTGCCGGTGATTACAGCTTTATGGGTGAATTTCATTCAAAAACGGCCCAGGGCAAAGTCCACGTCCAGTAA